From the Verrucomicrobiota bacterium genome, one window contains:
- a CDS encoding YdcF family protein, with translation MEIFLNIKSLFLITFLAGILGFFGSIILARKVIESASETNTFSDISRLPQAEVALVLGCRRYLSDGRKNLFFHNRTEAAVDVFNAGKAHTILVNGDNHVEHYNEPQDMKDALMERGIPEARIVCDFAGFSTLDSVVRAKEIFGQDMLIVISQEFHNRRAIFIGKQRGMALEGYNAREVNTLNSFKTKLREELARVKTVLDIWVLNRQPKFLGDPVYISSNQ, from the coding sequence ATGGAAATTTTCCTCAACATAAAATCACTGTTTCTTATAACGTTCCTTGCAGGAATACTTGGATTCTTTGGTTCAATCATTCTGGCGCGGAAGGTCATCGAGTCCGCTTCGGAAACAAATACGTTTTCCGATATCTCCAGGTTACCACAAGCTGAGGTGGCTCTTGTGCTCGGTTGCCGAAGGTATCTTTCTGATGGCAGGAAAAACCTGTTCTTCCACAATCGTACCGAAGCGGCAGTTGATGTTTTCAATGCCGGTAAAGCTCACACCATTCTCGTAAACGGAGATAACCACGTCGAGCACTACAACGAACCTCAGGATATGAAAGACGCATTGATGGAACGAGGCATCCCGGAGGCCAGGATCGTATGCGACTTCGCTGGATTCAGTACACTCGACTCGGTCGTCAGAGCAAAGGAAATATTTGGACAAGATATGCTCATTGTCATCTCCCAGGAGTTTCACAATCGCCGGGCAATATTTATTGGGAAACAAAGGGGAATGGCACTGGAGGGTTACAATGCCCGGGAAGTTAACACACTTAATTCCTTTAAAACCAAACTCCGCGAGGAACTCGCCCGCGTTAAAACGGTGTTGGATATCTGGGTGCTCAATCGACAACCCAAATTTCTGGGTGATCCTGTCTATATTTCCTCTAACCAATAA
- a CDS encoding alpha/beta hydrolase, with the protein MIFVLPGMGASTDMYSGPWRELKDAVFVNWPRNSTAESIPDLAAEIIETYAIQNGDSVIGTSLGGMVACEIANVIQLNHLILVGSAVHKNEVNSFLQFLSLLVTIAPLAFVQKLAGKMGSDCIQMFADSDPHFIRTMCRAIFSWEGLVSNIKPVRIHGTHDLVIPSPEEVDLKITGGHLIVMTHPEECVNFLRKMLT; encoded by the coding sequence ATGATATTCGTCCTTCCAGGAATGGGCGCCTCGACCGACATGTATTCCGGTCCATGGCGGGAATTGAAAGATGCTGTTTTCGTCAACTGGCCAAGAAATTCCACAGCTGAAAGCATTCCCGACCTGGCGGCTGAAATCATTGAGACCTATGCCATACAAAATGGAGACTCCGTAATCGGAACATCCCTCGGAGGCATGGTCGCTTGCGAGATAGCCAACGTGATTCAACTCAATCATTTGATCCTTGTAGGCAGCGCCGTTCACAAGAATGAAGTAAATTCCTTTCTGCAGTTCTTATCTCTGCTGGTTACAATCGCGCCACTAGCGTTTGTTCAAAAACTGGCCGGAAAAATGGGCTCCGACTGCATCCAGATGTTTGCTGACAGCGACCCTCACTTTATTCGAACCATGTGCCGCGCAATTTTCAGTTGGGAAGGACTCGTATCAAACATCAAACCTGTTCGCATCCACGGCACCCACGATCTTGTAATCCCCTCTCCGGAAGAGGTGGATTTGAAAATTACAGGAGGACATCTCATTGTCATGACTCACCCTGAAGAATGTGTGAACTTTCTCAGAAAAATGCTGACCTGA